The genomic interval TCGGAAGATAATGTATGGGAAATATTTGAAGACAGGGAACAGCGTTTATGGATTGGTACCTTAGGCGGCGGGCTTGACCTGCTGGACAGAACAACGAACCGGTTCCGGCATCATCAGTTTGAGAACGGAACAGGGCCCCTGAGCTCTAACTATATTACTGCCTTCATGGAAGACAGGCATGGTAATCTGTGGGTAGGTACTGACAACGGAATAACCATTTTCGAAAAGAATAAAACTACTTCCACTTTTTTGCGCGCTACAAATGCCAAAAACAGTTTAAGTAACAACAATATCATCTCTATTATAGAGGATAGCAAGGGACAGATCTGGGTGGGAACAAGGGAAGGATTGAACTTATTTGATGAACAGACAGGAAATTTCCAGTCTTTCACTACTGCCGATGGCTTGCCGGATAATATGATATTGAATATTATTGAAGATAACAACAACACGTTATGGATGTCTACGCCCCGGGGCCTGTGTAGTGCTATCCCCGGGCAAAAGGCAAATGCGCCCAGGCTTTTCGTCGTCAACTATGATGAGACGCACAATCTCCAAAACCGGGAGTTCAATGAAAACGCAGCGCTGAAAACCCGTAGCGGAGAATTGCTTTTCGGTGGGCCATCCGGCTTCAACATCATCGATCCGGGAAAAATTGAACAATCTTCTTACCGCCGGAAAATCGTCTTTACAGGCCTTCAGATCTTTAACAACGATATAGCGCCCGGTACCCAGGTCAATGGCCGCATGCTACTCCGGCAGGCACTGCCGCAGGTACATGAAGTGGATCTGAAATATAAGGAGAATGTGTTCTCTATTGAATTTGCCTCACTCGACTTTCCCCACAGTACCCAGGATAAATATGCCTATATGCTGGAAGGGTTTAATACGGACTGGTTGTATGCAAATGGCGACCAGCGGCGGGTTACCTATACCAATATCGACCCGGGGCATTATGTATTCAAGGTAAAGGCCTTAAATAGCGATGGCCAATGGAGTGCCATAAAAACCTTAGCGATAAATATTGAACCGCCCATCTGGCGAACACCACTGGCATATGTTATTTACGTGTTAACAGCTGCCGGCTTATTCCTGCTTGCACGACGCATCATACTGGGCAGAATACACCTTCGTTATGAAATGGAACAGCAGAAGAGGGAAATGGAAAGAGCCCATGCCATTGAACAAATGAAGACGAAATTCTTCACCAACGTGAGCCATGAGTTCCGTACGCCGCTAAGCCTCATTATTTCACCTTTGGATAAGATCATCAAACAGGCTACGGACGACGAGCAGAAAAAGCAATTAAATCTTGTGCAACGGAACGCCAGGCGATTATTGAGCCTCGTTAACCAACTGCTTGATTTCAGAAAGATGGAAGTACAGGAAATTAAACTCCACCCCTCCATCGGCGACATCGTCCCCTTCTGTGAAGACATCAGCCTGTCATTTACAGATATCGCCGAGAAAAAGAAGATCCGGTTTTCTTTCTCTTCCGACATCGACCGGCTTGAGATGTATTTTGACAGGGACAAAATGGAGAAAATCCTGTTTAACCTGCTTTCCAACGCCTTTAAATATACACATGATGGCGGAACAGTCAGTATCAGGTTGCTGTACACCCCACCTGTAAATAACGAAAGTAACGGCACTCTTGCCATAGAAGTAAAAGATACCGGGATCGGCATACCTGCCGATAAACACGAAAGGATCTTTGAACGATTTTTCCAGACAGATCTGCCCGAGAACATGGTGAACCAGGGAACCGGCATCGGCCTGGCAATTACAAAGGAGTTTGTGAAACTTCACTGTGGGGTCATCAACGTCGAAAGCGAGCCGGGCAAGGGCACCTGTTTTACTGTGCTGCTTCCTGCGAAAAAGATCTACGAGCCTCTTACCTGCACCAGTACCGGCCCCCTGCAACCGGAAGATGCAGCAGACCTAATGCATGAGGCAGGTAGTAAGAATGGTAAAAGAAAGACGATCCTGGTCGTAGAAGACAATGAGGACCTGCGCTTTTACCTGAAAGACAACCTGAAAGTACAATACCATGTTGAGGAAGCCACCAATGGAAAGGAAGCCTGGGAGAAATTAAAGGCCCTCAATCCTGACCTGATCGTAAGTGACATTATGATGCCTGTAATGGACGGGATCGAACTGGCCAAAAAGGTGAAAGCTGAAACGCTTACCTCCCATATCCCCATCATTCTGCTTACAGCCAGGGGTAGCGAGGAAAAGCAACTGGAGGGCTTTAACGTCGGGGTAAACGATTACATGACCAAGCCTTTCACTTTTGAGATCCTGGCTTCACGGATCAGGAATTTGCTGATGCAACAAAAAATGCTGCAAAAGCGCTTCCAGAAACAAATCGAAGTAAATCCGGGAGAGGTGACAGTGACACCGGTTGACGAAAAGTTCCTGCGGGAAGCCCTGGAACTGGTAGAAAAAAATATGGATAATGCCGACTTTTCCGTCGAAGATCTGAGCAGCGCTATGTGCATGAACCGTGTCACCTTATATAGAAAGATCCTTTCACTTACCGGTAAGACACCTATAGAATTCATCCGCTCCATTCGCTTGAAAAGAGCAGCCCAGTTGCTGGAAAAAAGCGGCTTGTCTGTTTCTGAAATCGCATATTCCGTCGGTTTCAATAATCCAAAACACTTCTCCCGGTTTTTCAAGGAGGAATTCCAGCGGCTGCCTTCCCAGTATGTCACAAATAAAGGTTCAAAAGACGCTTAAACATTATTCCTATTAACTGTCAAAACAACAGTTAAACAAACATGATCATATATCAGTCCACTTTCTTAAACGCTGTATCAATATTCCGGGGAGCACAGATGAACATGCCCGCCGGTAATAAAAGGACAATGCTAAAAAACCAGCCTCGTTGCCTTAAAACACCTGTAAAACAGGTAATTGCAACAATCGGGACCAACATCTGCAACATTCGCCACCCTACACTTTAAAGTAACAAACATAGCTTTACAATATTAATTAACTCACCAAACGCCTTTATTATGATAATTCCACTGTTGCCACGCAGGCGCTTGCTATTTCTTTTCTTTAATGACTTATTGACATATAAGCCCGCCTATACCGGCCGGCAGGTCAATTTTCTACGATTGATACGACGGTCGCCATTACCTCTTTGATTTTCCGCAATTATC from Chitinophaga filiformis carries:
- a CDS encoding two-component regulator propeller domain-containing protein; translated protein: MRFLIFVFANLISLAVLAQSEQYDFSKLDIHSGLSSNQVNTILKDADGFLWFGTSSGLNRYDGYSCRVFRRQPNDNSSLSDNFIRWLYPLPDGKMWVLTKGASCIYDAHTEKFDTACNAYLHSLGLPPGFIKNIVKGGQGRYWFLYEDGGLYLFSDRDKKTRLFNQGPSPDPAAKITGVQETEDGKLWMVYEDGFLQQSDIAGNKTAFSSTVFRQLNPGNNSYSLLLDNDGDVWIWCFPYGAFLFHPKDNSIRRFSESSSPTKLSSNLVTQIVQDKKGIIWIATDYGGVTLINKKDNFRTSYLLNDLKDPKSLSQNSIRVLYKDYDGVIWLGTYKQGLNYFNSNTVRFPCYRHEISNLNSLPYDDVNRFVEDKQGNIWIGTNGGGLIYFDRRNNTFRQYLHNPNNPNSLSNNVIVSLCIDHKGILWIGTYTGGLNSFDGNKFTPYKHDSKDTFSLSEDNVWEIFEDREQRLWIGTLGGGLDLLDRTTNRFRHHQFENGTGPLSSNYITAFMEDRHGNLWVGTDNGITIFEKNKTTSTFLRATNAKNSLSNNNIISIIEDSKGQIWVGTREGLNLFDEQTGNFQSFTTADGLPDNMILNIIEDNNNTLWMSTPRGLCSAIPGQKANAPRLFVVNYDETHNLQNREFNENAALKTRSGELLFGGPSGFNIIDPGKIEQSSYRRKIVFTGLQIFNNDIAPGTQVNGRMLLRQALPQVHEVDLKYKENVFSIEFASLDFPHSTQDKYAYMLEGFNTDWLYANGDQRRVTYTNIDPGHYVFKVKALNSDGQWSAIKTLAINIEPPIWRTPLAYVIYVLTAAGLFLLARRIILGRIHLRYEMEQQKREMERAHAIEQMKTKFFTNVSHEFRTPLSLIISPLDKIIKQATDDEQKKQLNLVQRNARRLLSLVNQLLDFRKMEVQEIKLHPSIGDIVPFCEDISLSFTDIAEKKKIRFSFSSDIDRLEMYFDRDKMEKILFNLLSNAFKYTHDGGTVSIRLLYTPPVNNESNGTLAIEVKDTGIGIPADKHERIFERFFQTDLPENMVNQGTGIGLAITKEFVKLHCGVINVESEPGKGTCFTVLLPAKKIYEPLTCTSTGPLQPEDAADLMHEAGSKNGKRKTILVVEDNEDLRFYLKDNLKVQYHVEEATNGKEAWEKLKALNPDLIVSDIMMPVMDGIELAKKVKAETLTSHIPIILLTARGSEEKQLEGFNVGVNDYMTKPFTFEILASRIRNLLMQQKMLQKRFQKQIEVNPGEVTVTPVDEKFLREALELVEKNMDNADFSVEDLSSAMCMNRVTLYRKILSLTGKTPIEFIRSIRLKRAAQLLEKSGLSVSEIAYSVGFNNPKHFSRFFKEEFQRLPSQYVTNKGSKDA